AAGCCGCGGAAAACGCGCTTGGGCACGCGATTCACACGCTGAACCGCTGATATTCGTCACTGCTTCCTTTCTGCCCGTCCGTTCTGTTACTGTACGTACAGCGAGTACGCAATCACGAGGAAGCCGGCCAGAACGAGCAGACTCTCGAGCAGGATTCCCATCGCAAGGGGAACGGCGAGCAGTTCGTACAGCATACCGGCGAGCACGAGTCCGAGCGTGACGAGTCCGAAGCCGATCGCGAGGTAGCCGAGCGCTCGCTGTCGGGTTCGACGGTACGCTTTAAACGCAAAGTACGTGATGACGCTACCAACGACGAGGACGAGCGTCTTGACGACGGCCAACGCCAACGTCGTTTCCGTCGGACCGGCGGGGAATAGGTTCATGTCTCCTTTCGCACCTCCGACCACAGATCCGCGAGCCGTTCGTCCGCCGTCCGGGCCGGCCGTTCGATCTCGACTGACAGCGATCGATCCTCATCTAAGCCGATCGTGATTTCGTCGAACGCGATCGAATACTTGCTCGCGTGGTGCCCGTCCTGTCGGATCTCGGTCGACTCCTCAAGCAGTGTCGACTCGGTTAATACCTCGAGCTTCCGGTACAGTGTCGACTGAGGAATATCGCATCGAGACGTGAGCTCCGAGGCCGTCATCGGCTCCTCGAGGTTCCGGATAATCTCGCGGCAGTCGGGATCGTCCAGCGCGGCGCAGATTTCCTCCGCGGACGGCGTCGACTCCGAAGCGAACGGGTCCCGGACCATTCGTCTCCTCCTTGCAACGCGCGTGGTTTATCGGCATCGATACTTCCCGCAGGCACCCGTCCCAATTGCTGACACGACGATACGACACCTTCTTGCGCGTTCGCGCTCGAGTG
This window of the Natrinema salifodinae genome carries:
- a CDS encoding DUF7521 family protein, with protein sequence MNLFPAGPTETTLALAVVKTLVLVVGSVITYFAFKAYRRTRQRALGYLAIGFGLVTLGLVLAGMLYELLAVPLAMGILLESLLVLAGFLVIAYSLYVQ
- a CDS encoding transcriptional regulator — protein: MVRDPFASESTPSAEEICAALDDPDCREIIRNLEEPMTASELTSRCDIPQSTLYRKLEVLTESTLLEESTEIRQDGHHASKYSIAFDEITIGLDEDRSLSVEIERPARTADERLADLWSEVRKET